In Leopardus geoffroyi isolate Oge1 chromosome D1, O.geoffroyi_Oge1_pat1.0, whole genome shotgun sequence, the genomic stretch AGCAGTAGCCTAACTCAGGCAGTTCTACAGAAGAAGGCAACGTTGCAACCCACGGCAATCCTTGTTCACAAATAATTGAAGATAGGACTCAGGTCAAACACAGGACCCTAAAACCATGGCCTCATTCTCTCTTTGAACCCAAAATCCACAGTGCACAGTCTCATCAAAGGCAACACCTTCCTCATCGCTTGGAATAAAACACATGCTTTCCCTGAAGGGAGGACTCCTCCCCAGCCTGCATACGCTCTTCGTGCCCGAGTTACAGGAGGAGCAGCCCAACTGCCTGACAAAAGATACGAACTAGTTTCATGTTGGTCTGAGCCGGCGCATTGCATTCTGGACAGTTTGTGTTGAACTGCAGCACCTGGAACACAACATGGGGACGGAGGGTGAGCCCAGCTCCGGCTAAAACCACGCAGCAGGTGAACGAGCACGCAGTCGCCGCCCGTGTTGGTGGTGAGGGACTGAGCAGCACCAGTCTCTGCCCACAGCCGTGCTCCCTCCTCCACAGCAGCCCATGGCACTCACTTCATTTCTGAGATCTTCCTCTTCTGGCTTCTCCTCTGGTGCCTCAGCCTAGCGTAGCAAAGATACAAATCACACGCTGGTGCATACACCCCAGCTTCCCAACACCCTGCCTtggagtgagagaaaatattctgGCCTGCGTATGTCGGCTGGCCATATGCGTTTAACAGAGAAACCAGGAAGCAAAGCCCCAGTCCACCGAAGCACAGAGCTTAAGACAGGATCACAGTCACCAGCAACCTTTGTTGTACAGTTTATcctaagtctttttaaaaaaaaattttttttttttgcatctatttatttttgagagacagagagagataagaacacaagtggggaagggcagggagagagggagacacagaatccaaagcaggctccaggctctgagctgtcagcacagagcctgatgcggggctcgaactcatgaatttggagatcatgacctgagccgaagtcggacgcttaaccgactgagccacccaggcatccctagtttATCCTAAGTCTTGACATGAGCTAAGAGACGCACAGACATGCGGAGATAGGGTACGCAGGGCAGCAATGACAAAGGAAGATTCCACTGATTCCAAGCAATCCAGAGAGCAAGATAATGCCAGAGCATTCTGCCGGCTTCTTCCGTCTACTTACCTGGAGCCCCAGCATCTCTTCCTGTTGTACAGTCCGGTTATAGTGTGTGATCACCAGGGCATGATCTTTCTGGGGAGCATGTGGGTTTTCCACAAAGCTGTTTCCTGAGGGATCATCAATGATCTGATGGAGGGAGTCATTACAACAAGAAATTACATATGCTCTTCCACCTACCATCAGACCTTTCCGGCACCAGTGGAAAAATCCCAGTCTTAAGGGTCTCTTGTCCCCTAAATCTAGGGAACCCAGAGTTCCTCAGTACTCACCAGAGTGAAAGGAGAGGCCACTCGCTTTAGCTCTTTCAGTCTGACAATGAACTCATCAATTCTTTCAGCTATGGCTTCTTCGTTTGCCTGACATGAACAGATGGTAAAAAGCATTGGCCCTGCTGATAGACCCCACTCCCTCTCAATCCCACACCACCTCCATCAGGAAGTCACCACCTGTCTTAGTATAAGTGGGAACAGAGAGACTCAGACTTCACAAGAAGATACAGCATATAAGTTTGGTTGTACCAAACAAGATCCAATTTCTCACTCATTCAACCATGTATAGAGCCCAGGCTCTCACGCCAGTTTAGAAATACAACAGTAAATAAACCAGAGTCCTCTCATGGGGCTCCTCAGCCAGTTAGGAAGACACATGACTAAATATGCAATTATATTACTTCCTTTACAATAAATATAAGGTACGGTGGAACGCTCAGGAAGTAGGGATGAACCCAAGGGGATTAGGAAAGGCTCTTCAGAGGTAGTATCATCCTACCTGTCTGAGATGAGGTCTGAATCTACACTGGGAAAAGGGAAGTAGAAAAGATAGTAGATGCAAAATAGACAACATCCCGGCAGCTACAGCATCACCATGTGCTTCCCCCAAAAGTTCTCCAACATTTAATCAGAGACAGTTCAGCTACATGGGAAGCTTAACACTCTGTTTGGATACATaaatatacgtatacacacatatacatatacatatacatatatacatatatacatatatatgtacgtatatacatatatatacgtatatatgtcaTTATTACTTGAGTTGCTGCAATCAGAAAGCCCCAGCTTACCCTTCGTGTGGGCTGATCCTGCTCCAAGCCAGAGATAGCACGGCTGATCAACCCTTCAACGGTGGTCAGGGCtagtgaataagaaaaaaagacaagagagtcTTGACTATGCTATCAAATGCCTGTATGACTCTGAGCAATTCACTTGAACTCTCTGGGCTTTGATTTCAACTGTAAGATGAGGAGGCCTGGAACAAGGTTCCATTCCTTTGTAACAACAGTGATGCTAACATTCTGTAATATGCACATTACAGTCTATCACACTCTACTGTCTCAAGCTATTTTATCTTAGCTTTCAGTTTATGTTGAACCAATGAAGACCACAGCAATACCACACCCAAACCCATATACTAGCCACCAGGCCCAGCACTAGGGTTCTTGCAAGAAAGCAAGATTGTAGCCAGGCATGAACAATGAACAGTCCAACCACCCTGATCTTATACCTACCTCCCTTCTGAGTGAAGGCAGGAATTTCAAAATCCAGCTCCGGGATGCTTGTGGTGGCAGAGTCCGTTTTCACCACTTCTCTGTTCATGTCCTGGGCAGAAAAATTTTCAGTCCAGAGAGGTCAACAGTACAGCTTCTCGGGAAATACCCagcagtttcttcctctgtccaTAGCAGGGGGTCCGCACGACTCCCACCAAATAGGCCATGCATGAGCCCAGCTGCCCAAATGCTGAGAGTACTATTCATAACAACTACTACTCATTTCATTCCCTctgacaaaataaaatgacaaagcaCTTTCACAAGCCTTATCTGACCCGAACATCTGACAGCACCAAcatcattttacaaaggaggaaactcaGGCTTGGGCACCTAGAGGTATTCATTCGCGGCCGCGCCGCCTAGACCAGAGCTGTGACTCCAGTCCCCAAGCCCTCTCTTGGACACTAGGCTACCTGCTCTAGGCTCCTCTCACCTCCTGGGTCCTGACGGTCAAAGCGTAGCGCACTCCCTGATCCTGGATCCTGCCTGCCGAGTGAATCTCCGTGTTGTTCCAGCCACAGTGCTCACAGGAAAAGGAGCTCACgattatttctctgaagaagggGACCTTGGTGAGCAGGAGGCGCGTCGTGCCCTGAGAAAGCAGAAAGCAGCTAGAAAGAACCAACGAAGCTCCAGTTCCCCGTCTACCGACCCGCGGGCGTGCCTCGCCTCCGGGTCTCCAACTGGGCCTACCTGGGTCGCCGACCCCACCGCCCTTCCCCGCTTCAGCTCAACCTCCCGCCGCCCGGGGCCGCGCCCCCGCCTCACGTTGCGGTAACAGTTCATGCACAGCGACTCGATCTCAGTGGGCTGCTGCTCCTCATCCTCGGCGCTGATGGGCCGGAACAAGTGCTCGGGGGCTGGAGCCTGGGCCGGGGCGGGTGAGGGGGCTGCAGTAGCCGCCGCGGCCCCAGGTTCCACAGCCCCGCTAGCAGCCATCGCCACCACGCGCAGCTCACGCCCCCGCTTCCGCCTTCCGCTCTTTTCGTGGCCCCACCCCCTTCCGTCACTTCCGCTAGCTGTCGCCCGTCTTTTCTTAAAGAGGCCGCAGATTTGGGACCCTAGGGAACGGTGTCTGGCAAGGTTTCTCACTGCTGGGATACTATGGTCCAGACTTCCAAAGCCAGCCGGATTCAGGCTTTGCCTCCACCTCAGTTCAGGCGTTGCTTCCCCGCAGGACGTCCTCTCAGACCCAGGGCACTGTTTGGCTCCTTCGCAATAGCTCCATCCTACAGGGTTCTAATTATTGTCCGTAAATACAAGAGCCTTGATGGCAAGAGGCTTGGCTTGTCCCTCCGTACCCACAAGGAGGTGCGGTCCAACCTGGGCTCTGGCTCCACTCCATTGTTGGGCCAGACATTTGCTTTGGCTATAGATCCCCCTCCCTCAGTCCCTcaatccctctctccctttctgttctCACTCCCTATTTC encodes the following:
- the ZPR1 gene encoding zinc finger protein ZPR1 isoform X1 codes for the protein MAASGAVEPGAAAATAAPSPAPAQAPAPEHLFRPISAEDEEQQPTEIESLCMNCYRNVRRGRGPGRREVELKRGRAVGSATQGTTRLLLTKVPFFREIIVSSFSCEHCGWNNTEIHSAGRIQDQGVRYALTVRTQEDMNREVVKTDSATTSIPELDFEIPAFTQKGALTTVEGLISRAISGLEQDQPTRRANEEAIAERIDEFIVRLKELKRVASPFTLIIDDPSGNSFVENPHAPQKDHALVITHYNRTVQQEEMLGLQAEAPEEKPEEEDLRNEVLQFNTNCPECNAPAQTNMKLVQIPHFKEVIIMATNCDSCGHRTNEVKSGGAVEPLGTRITFHITHPSDLTRDVLKSETCSVEIPELEFELGMAVLGGKFTTLEGLLKDIRELVTKNPFTLGDSSNPGQMEKLREFSQKLDQILEGNVKAHFIMNDPAGNSYLQNVYAPEDDPEMKVEHYKRTFDQNEELGLNDMKTEGYETGLAPQR
- the ZPR1 gene encoding zinc finger protein ZPR1 isoform X3, coding for MAASGAVEPGAAAATAAPSPAPAQAPAPEHLFRPISAEDEEQQPTEIESLCMNCYRNVRRGRGPGRREVELKRGRAVGSATQGTTRLLLTKVPFFREIIVSSFSCEHCGWNNTEIHSAGRIQDQGVRYALTVRTQEDMNREVVKTDSATTSIPELDFEIPAFTQKGALTTVEGLISRAISGLEQDQPTRRANEEAIAERIDEFIVRLKELKRVASPFTLIIDDPSGNSFVENPHAPQKDHALVITHYNRTVQQEEMLGLQAEAPEEKPEEEDLRNEVLQFNTNCPECNAPAQTNMKLVQIPHFKEVIIMATNCDSCGHRTNEVKSGGAVEPLGTRITFHITHPSDLTRDVLKVTKNPFTLGDSSNPGQMEKLREFSQKLDQILEGNVKAHFIMNDPAGNSYLQNVYAPEDDPEMKVEHYKRTFDQNEELGLNDMKTEGYETGLAPQR
- the ZPR1 gene encoding zinc finger protein ZPR1 isoform X2, giving the protein MAASGAVEPGAAAATAAPSPAPAQAPAPEHLFRPISAEDEEQQPTEIESLCMNCYRNGTTRLLLTKVPFFREIIVSSFSCEHCGWNNTEIHSAGRIQDQGVRYALTVRTQEDMNREVVKTDSATTSIPELDFEIPAFTQKGALTTVEGLISRAISGLEQDQPTRRANEEAIAERIDEFIVRLKELKRVASPFTLIIDDPSGNSFVENPHAPQKDHALVITHYNRTVQQEEMLGLQAEAPEEKPEEEDLRNEVLQFNTNCPECNAPAQTNMKLVQIPHFKEVIIMATNCDSCGHRTNEVKSGGAVEPLGTRITFHITHPSDLTRDVLKSETCSVEIPELEFELGMAVLGGKFTTLEGLLKDIRELVTKNPFTLGDSSNPGQMEKLREFSQKLDQILEGNVKAHFIMNDPAGNSYLQNVYAPEDDPEMKVEHYKRTFDQNEELGLNDMKTEGYETGLAPQR